DNA from Thermococcus sp. CX2:
GAACATTGCCGCTGACTTCCCCCTTCATCCTAATTCTGTCCTGTGAGCGCGAGTAGTAGTGGGCGTAGCCCGTTTCAAGCGTTTTCCTCAATGCTTCCCTGTTCATGTAGGCCAGCGTTAAAACTTCTCCCCTCGTGTCCTGAACGATTACGGGGACGATTCCGCCGTTCTTCTCCCAGTTGGCCTTCTTAATCAGCTCCTCCATGCTACCACCTCAGTAGTCCAGCCTCACGGGTATGCCCTTCCCAGCCAAATACTCCTTCAGCTCTCTGACCGTGTATTTCCCGTAGTGGAAGATTGAAGCTGCTAAAGCAGCCTCTGTTCCAATCTTGAAAGCTTCGTAGAAGTGCTCCGGACTTCCAGCGCCGCCGGAGGCAATGACTGGAATATCAACCGCTTCAACGATGGCTTTGGTTAAGGGAATGTCAAAGCCCTTCTGGGTCCCATCGGTGTCCATGCTCGTGAGCAGTATCTCACCGGCACCAAGCCTCTCGACTTCTTTGGCCCACTCTACTGCGTTAATCCCCCTCGCCTTCCTTCCCCCGTGGGTGTAAACCTCCCAGTACTCCCCGTTCCACTTTGCATCAATCGCTATCACTAAATTCGCAGAGCCGACAACCTTTGCTGCTTCCCTCACGAGCTCAGGGTTGTTCACTGCGGCAGTGTTGAGAA
Protein-coding regions in this window:
- the hisF gene encoding imidazole glycerol phosphate synthase subunit HisF — translated: MLAKRIIAALDIKEGRVVKGIKFQNIRDAGDPIELARRYEEEGIDEIVFLDITASFEKRKILLDLVKRIAEEIYVPFTVGGGIKSVEEIREIIKSGADKVFLNTAAVNNPELVREAAKVVGSANLVIAIDAKWNGEYWEVYTHGGRKARGINAVEWAKEVERLGAGEILLTSMDTDGTQKGFDIPLTKAIVEAVDIPVIASGGAGSPEHFYEAFKIGTEAALAASIFHYGKYTVRELKEYLAGKGIPVRLDY